A region of the Pseudarthrobacter oxydans genome:
AGATCCTGGACGTCCCCGTCATCCCCACGCTGATGGGCTGGGGCACCATCCCGGACGACCACCGGCTGATGGCCGGCATGGTGGGCCTGCAGACCTCCCACCGCTACGGCAACGAGAACTACCTGCAGAGCGACTTCGTGATCGGCATCGGCAACCGCTGGGCCAACCGCCACACGGGCGGCCTGGACACCTACACGGCGGGCCGCAAGTTCGTGCACATCGACATCGAGCCCACGCAGATCGGCCGCGTGTTCTCCCCGGACCTGGGCATCGCGTCCGACGCCGGCGCCGCGCTGGCAGGGCTGGTCGAGCTCGCCAAAGAGCGCAAGGCGGCAGGGTCCCTGCCGGACTACAGCGGCTGGGTTGCCGAGTGCCAGGACCGCAAGGCCTCCCTGCACCGCAAGACGCACTTCGAGAACATCCCCATCAAGCCGCAGCGCGTGTACGAGGAGATGAACAAGTCCTTCGGCCGCGACACCATCTACGTGTCCACCATCGGCTTGTCCCAGATCGCCGGCGCGCAGATGCTGCACGTGTTCGGACCGCGCAAGTGGATCAACGCCGGCCAGGCTGGCCCCCTGGGCTGGACCGCCCCGGCAGCCCTCGGCGTGGTCCGCGGCAAGCCGGATGAGACCGTGGTGGCCTTGTCCGGCGACTACGACTTCCAGTTCATGATCGAGGAACTGGCCGTGGGTGCGCAGTTCAACCTGCCGTACATCCACGTGGTGGTGAACAACTCCTACCTGGGCCTGATCCGCCAGTCGCAGCGCGGCTTCAGCATGGAGCAGAACGTGTCCCTGGCCTTCGAGAACATCAACAGCACCCACCTGTCCGAGGAAACCCGCGGCTACGGCGTGGACCACCTGAAGGTGGCCGAGGGCCTGGGCTGCAAAGCCGTGCGCGTGGAGGACCCCAACGATCTCGCCGCCGCGTTCGACAAGGCCAAGGCCCTCATGGGCGAGTTCCAGGTTCCTGTCGTGGTGGAAGTGATCCTGGAAAAGGTCACCAATATCTCCATGGGGCTGGAAATCAACGCCATCAACGAGTTCGAGGAACTGGCAGAATCGGCAGCAGACGCCCCCACCGCCATCCTGGCTCTGCAGGGCTAGAACGAGAAAGACAGACACTGCCATGCGCATCGTCATTGCCCCGGATAAATTCAAGGGCTCCCTGTCCGCCCCGGAAGTCTGCAGCCACCTGGAAAAGGGGCTGCAGGC
Encoded here:
- the gcl gene encoding glyoxylate carboligase; protein product: MSKMRTVDAAVAILEKEGAIEAFGLPGAAINPFYSAMRAHGGIRHTLARHVEGASHMADGYSRAKDGNIGICIGTSGPAGTDMITGLYAAWADSIPMLCITGQAPVAKLHKEDFQAVDIESIAKPVTKMAMTILEPGQVPGAFQKAFQLMRSGRPGPVLLDLPIDVQMAEIEFDIDTYEPLPVEKPKASRKQLEKALDMLTAAKHPLIVAGGGIINAGASAQLVELAEILDVPVIPTLMGWGTIPDDHRLMAGMVGLQTSHRYGNENYLQSDFVIGIGNRWANRHTGGLDTYTAGRKFVHIDIEPTQIGRVFSPDLGIASDAGAALAGLVELAKERKAAGSLPDYSGWVAECQDRKASLHRKTHFENIPIKPQRVYEEMNKSFGRDTIYVSTIGLSQIAGAQMLHVFGPRKWINAGQAGPLGWTAPAALGVVRGKPDETVVALSGDYDFQFMIEELAVGAQFNLPYIHVVVNNSYLGLIRQSQRGFSMEQNVSLAFENINSTHLSEETRGYGVDHLKVAEGLGCKAVRVEDPNDLAAAFDKAKALMGEFQVPVVVEVILEKVTNISMGLEINAINEFEELAESAADAPTAILALQG